A single genomic interval of Corylus avellana chromosome ca10, CavTom2PMs-1.0 harbors:
- the LOC132163437 gene encoding uncharacterized protein LOC132163437 isoform X2 — protein MTSEHRATSLRSSTTSTLYKSFRGQFTPEDILELLQSSTFCQRVAEALLLQFQGNPCVQGSNVNGGVEPPVSWKPPVFGRFKVNWDVALDTKNNCMGLCVIVRDHKGLIHAALRKTLNCLHPSAIAEAVGAVRAAEFCCDLGLHYVVLEGDSLIVVQDILASAWNWCAHGQIVADIRVVLNSRRSWMVMHTKRDANQAAHGLAKQVVRNQMDCVWIEEISSCISNIVVLEHSTLSI, from the exons ATGACGAGCGAACACAGAGCCACCTCACTCCGCAGCTCTACAACTTCGACACTGTACAAGAGTTTTAGAG GTCAATTTACTCCGGAGGATATATTGGAATTGCTACAGAGTTCAACTTTTTGCCAACGA GTGGCAGAAGCATTACTCTTACAATTTCAGGGGAATCCGTGTGTGCAGGGAAGTAATGTGAATGGTGGGGTGGAGCCTCCTGTGTCATGGAAACCACCGGTTTTTGGAAGATTTAAAGTGAATTGGGATGTGGCTCTTGATACTAAAAACAATTGTATGGGTTTGTGTGTTATTGTAAGGGATCATAAAGGATTAATACATGCTGCACTGAGAAAAACTTTAAACTGTTTACATCCCTCAGCAATAGCGGAAGCAGTTGGAGCAGTACGAGCTGCTgaattttgttgtgatttggGCTTGCATTACGTGGTGTTAGAAGGTGATTCTTTGATTGTGGTCCAAGATATTCTTGCCTCAGCTTGGAATTGGTGCGCTCATGGACAAATTGTGGCAGATATTAGGGTGGTTCTAAACTCTAGAAGGAGTTGGATGGTCATGCATACTAAAAGGGATGCGAATCAAGCGGCACATGGACTAGCCAAGCAAGTAGTTAGGAATCAAATGGATTGTGTTTGGATAGAGGAAATTTCCAGCTGTATTTCAAATATTGTCGTTTTAGAGCATTCTACTCTTTCTATTTAG
- the LOC132163437 gene encoding uncharacterized protein LOC132163437 isoform X4 produces the protein MTSEHRATSLRSSTTSTLYKSFRGQFTPEDILELLQSSTFCQRGSNVNGGVEPPVSWKPPVFGRFKVNWDVALDTKNNCMGLCVIVRDHKGLIHAALRKTLNCLHPSAIAEAVGAVRAAEFCCDLGLHYVVLEGDSLIVVQDILASAWNWCAHGQIVADIRVVLNSRRSWMVMHTKRDANQAAHGLAKQVVRNQMDCVWIEEISSCISNIVVLEHSTLSI, from the exons ATGACGAGCGAACACAGAGCCACCTCACTCCGCAGCTCTACAACTTCGACACTGTACAAGAGTTTTAGAG GTCAATTTACTCCGGAGGATATATTGGAATTGCTACAGAGTTCAACTTTTTGCCAACGA GGAAGTAATGTGAATGGTGGGGTGGAGCCTCCTGTGTCATGGAAACCACCGGTTTTTGGAAGATTTAAAGTGAATTGGGATGTGGCTCTTGATACTAAAAACAATTGTATGGGTTTGTGTGTTATTGTAAGGGATCATAAAGGATTAATACATGCTGCACTGAGAAAAACTTTAAACTGTTTACATCCCTCAGCAATAGCGGAAGCAGTTGGAGCAGTACGAGCTGCTgaattttgttgtgatttggGCTTGCATTACGTGGTGTTAGAAGGTGATTCTTTGATTGTGGTCCAAGATATTCTTGCCTCAGCTTGGAATTGGTGCGCTCATGGACAAATTGTGGCAGATATTAGGGTGGTTCTAAACTCTAGAAGGAGTTGGATGGTCATGCATACTAAAAGGGATGCGAATCAAGCGGCACATGGACTAGCCAAGCAAGTAGTTAGGAATCAAATGGATTGTGTTTGGATAGAGGAAATTTCCAGCTGTATTTCAAATATTGTCGTTTTAGAGCATTCTACTCTTTCTATTTAG
- the LOC132163437 gene encoding uncharacterized protein LOC132163437 isoform X3, translating into MTSEHRATSLRSSTTSTLYKSFRGKGLSDILKSDLIMRFIRTVPLAHHLALYLPEGSNVNGGVEPPVSWKPPVFGRFKVNWDVALDTKNNCMGLCVIVRDHKGLIHAALRKTLNCLHPSAIAEAVGAVRAAEFCCDLGLHYVVLEGDSLIVVQDILASAWNWCAHGQIVADIRVVLNSRRSWMVMHTKRDANQAAHGLAKQVVRNQMDCVWIEEISSCISNIVVLEHSTLSI; encoded by the exons ATGACGAGCGAACACAGAGCCACCTCACTCCGCAGCTCTACAACTTCGACACTGTACAAGAGTTTTAGAG GCAAGGGACTAAGTGATATTTTGAAATCTGATTTGATAATGCGATTCATCCGCACAGTGCCATTAGCACACCATTTAGCATTATACTTACCTGAG GGAAGTAATGTGAATGGTGGGGTGGAGCCTCCTGTGTCATGGAAACCACCGGTTTTTGGAAGATTTAAAGTGAATTGGGATGTGGCTCTTGATACTAAAAACAATTGTATGGGTTTGTGTGTTATTGTAAGGGATCATAAAGGATTAATACATGCTGCACTGAGAAAAACTTTAAACTGTTTACATCCCTCAGCAATAGCGGAAGCAGTTGGAGCAGTACGAGCTGCTgaattttgttgtgatttggGCTTGCATTACGTGGTGTTAGAAGGTGATTCTTTGATTGTGGTCCAAGATATTCTTGCCTCAGCTTGGAATTGGTGCGCTCATGGACAAATTGTGGCAGATATTAGGGTGGTTCTAAACTCTAGAAGGAGTTGGATGGTCATGCATACTAAAAGGGATGCGAATCAAGCGGCACATGGACTAGCCAAGCAAGTAGTTAGGAATCAAATGGATTGTGTTTGGATAGAGGAAATTTCCAGCTGTATTTCAAATATTGTCGTTTTAGAGCATTCTACTCTTTCTATTTAG
- the LOC132163437 gene encoding uncharacterized protein LOC132163437 isoform X1: MTSEHRATSLRSSTTSTLYKSFRGKGLSDILKSDLIMRFIRTVPLAHHLALYLPEVAEALLLQFQGNPCVQGSNVNGGVEPPVSWKPPVFGRFKVNWDVALDTKNNCMGLCVIVRDHKGLIHAALRKTLNCLHPSAIAEAVGAVRAAEFCCDLGLHYVVLEGDSLIVVQDILASAWNWCAHGQIVADIRVVLNSRRSWMVMHTKRDANQAAHGLAKQVVRNQMDCVWIEEISSCISNIVVLEHSTLSI, from the exons ATGACGAGCGAACACAGAGCCACCTCACTCCGCAGCTCTACAACTTCGACACTGTACAAGAGTTTTAGAG GCAAGGGACTAAGTGATATTTTGAAATCTGATTTGATAATGCGATTCATCCGCACAGTGCCATTAGCACACCATTTAGCATTATACTTACCTGAG GTGGCAGAAGCATTACTCTTACAATTTCAGGGGAATCCGTGTGTGCAGGGAAGTAATGTGAATGGTGGGGTGGAGCCTCCTGTGTCATGGAAACCACCGGTTTTTGGAAGATTTAAAGTGAATTGGGATGTGGCTCTTGATACTAAAAACAATTGTATGGGTTTGTGTGTTATTGTAAGGGATCATAAAGGATTAATACATGCTGCACTGAGAAAAACTTTAAACTGTTTACATCCCTCAGCAATAGCGGAAGCAGTTGGAGCAGTACGAGCTGCTgaattttgttgtgatttggGCTTGCATTACGTGGTGTTAGAAGGTGATTCTTTGATTGTGGTCCAAGATATTCTTGCCTCAGCTTGGAATTGGTGCGCTCATGGACAAATTGTGGCAGATATTAGGGTGGTTCTAAACTCTAGAAGGAGTTGGATGGTCATGCATACTAAAAGGGATGCGAATCAAGCGGCACATGGACTAGCCAAGCAAGTAGTTAGGAATCAAATGGATTGTGTTTGGATAGAGGAAATTTCCAGCTGTATTTCAAATATTGTCGTTTTAGAGCATTCTACTCTTTCTATTTAG